The region TCCATCCCGCCGCCGAGCAGATGGCAGTAGCTCATGATCGTGCCGCAGCCCTGGCCCGGCCCCGGACACCCTGCAGGAAGTGAGGTGGGACCGGAATAACAGCCGCTTTCACCCGAATAACAGTCGTCGACCGGCGGCGAGTAGCAGTGCGTGTGGACAGAGCCGAAGTTGTGCCCCAACTCGTGGGAGCTCGCGACGATGTCCCAGACGGCCGACGGCGAGTTGATGTCGAAGCTCCCCGAGATCGAGCCGGTATACGCGTACGAGAAACCGTTGTTCGGCGAATGCCACGAATCGCAAAGGCCGGGCACGTACGCGATGCCGCCGGTTGCCGCGGAGCTCAGCAGGATGACCGTCGAGCGCCGGATCTGCGTGCAGTCCTGGCCGCCGCAGTTCTTCACCCCTGCCGCGTTCCAGCGCGTGCGCAGGTCTTCGAGCCTGTTCTGGCCACCGGACGAGTAAGGATCGCTCGCGGTCGTCCAGATCTGTACGAAGGGAACTTCGACGTTCATGTTGAGCTCGGCCTGGCCGAGCACACCGGTGAACGCCATGAGGTCGAGCGCGTAAAGAATCGCACCGTCCGCATCCGGCGCGAACGTCTGGTAGTAGTCGTAGTCCATCTCGACGGCGATCTGCGCGGTATAGAGCGCCGTCGAGCGGACATCCGCGGACGAAGACGGCGCAGCCGACTGAAGCGATGCGCTGGGCGGCGGCACGGCAGCGGCCGGAGCAGCGCGAGGCGGCGACGGATTCGGCATCTCGTCGCAGGAGAAAGAATGCGGGCTCGCCGCGAGCATCGCGCGGTCGACGTGGCGCGAATGCAGCGCCTGGCCTGCTCCCGCCTTGCGTCCGAGCATCCACGTGCCGCCGGTGCCGGAGACGATGCCTCGCATCTCGCCGGATGCGCGCACGCTCAGCACGACGACGGAATCGGCCAGGCCGTCGACGCTGCCGCGCAGGAAGACCGGAAGGTCGGGATGGACGTCGACCGGCCCGCGGTCGGTCTGCGCGACGAAACGCGCGCCGTCAGCGGCGACGTCGAAACGCTGGAGGTCGAGAGAGGCAGCGTCGGAGAAACCGGCGAGTGCGGCCGCTTCGATCCGGATGCCTGCACCACGAGCGACCGATCGTGCGACTTCGGGAAGATCCGGCGCCGCTGCCGACGTGATCGCGGCGGCGTGCGCGAACGTCGTCGCGACAAGCGACAGCAGGATCGCGCCACAGGCCGCACGACGCGGCCGGGCGAAACGGCGTTTTTCCATGCTGATGGTCAGTCTCCCCGTGATCGCGCGCACTGTAGCCGCCAAACGCGACGAAGTCTGCCGCAAATCGCGAGCGACTCGCCGCCGGCTGCGCGCGCGGGGCGTGCGGGGGAGGAGAAGCGAAAAACGCGTCAACGAGCGGACGGACGACCGGCGCGCCCGTTCCAGATCGGCACCGCGAACGCGAGGAGCACGAACGCCAGGCTCGACGGTCCGAGCCAGTCTCCCCACAGCACGACGAGCGTTTTCGGCGGGTTGCGCGGATCGATCTCGCCGACGAGCGCTCGCCGCTCGCCGACTCCCGCGCTGGCGACGATTTGCCCGGTCGCGTCGATGACGGCCGAAATTCCCGTGCTCGTGACGCGCAGCTGGGGGAGACGTGTTTCGATGCTGCGGAAAGCGGCGACCACGAGGTGCAGGTGGGCTCCGCCGGCGTGCTCGGCGAACCACGAGTCGTTCGACATCGTAAAGATCGCCTGGGCTCCGCGGCGCGCACCTTCGACCGCCAAACCGACGTCGACGTCGTCGAGACAGATCATCGGCAGCACCGCGATGCTGCGGCCGCCGGAAACGCGAAGCGGCAGTACGCGCGCGCCGGGGCCCGGTTTCCAGGTTCCGGCCCATGGCAGCCACGCGCGCACCAGGGAATTGTCCATCCACCACGGGATGTACTCGGTGAGGAAGAACAGCCGCGTCTTGCGGTAGACGCCGAAGTGCGGGTCGGCGCCGACGGCGCCGGGCTCGAGAAACACTGCCGAGTTGTACTCGCCGTCGTCGTCGCGGTCATAGGTGCCGAACACGAGCGGAACTCCGAGACGGGAGACGAAATCCTCGATCTCCCGGTCCAGCGTCGCGCCGGTATCGCTCTTCGGACGGCCGAACGTCGTCGGAAACACCGTCTCGGACCACAGCAGCGCATCGACGTGGTCGTGGTCCACCGCGTCGCGAGACATCTCGAAATGGGTGTCGAGCACGTAACGGACCGCATCGTAGGCGCCGTGCTCGCGCTTGAGGCGATCGTACGCGGCGATGTTCGACTGGATCATCGCCACGCGCACGGGTTTGGCGTCACTTGCAGCGTGCGCGAGCTCCGACAGGCGCCACTGGCCGTAGCCGACCATCGCGAGCGTGATCGCGGCGGCCGCCGTCAACGGGAAGGCGGCTGCGCGCGCGCCTCGCGTGCGAGCGGCGGCAACCGCCGAGGCGAGACTCTCGTTGATCAGCACGATGACGAACGTGATGCCGGCGGTTCCGGCGATGTCTGCGCTCTGGCGCAGCACGGCAGAAGGGTAGAACCCGTGCGCCAGCGAATCGGCGAGAAGCTTCGGATAGACCCATTCGGTGGCGACCCATGCCGCCGCGCCGACGAGCGCACGCAGTATCGGTCCGTGGTGGCGGCCCGACACGAAGCGCACGACCGCGAACACGATGAACTGCGGCTGCAGCAGCGGTGCCGTAAGCGCCAGCACGACGATGCCTGCCGCTGCCGCACCCGCCGAGTACACGGCGATCGCGAAGCCGAACCACGCGAAGATCGCGAGCACGAAAGCGGTGCACA is a window of Candidatus Binatia bacterium DNA encoding:
- a CDS encoding M12 family metallo-peptidase, coding for MEKRRFARPRRAACGAILLSLVATTFAHAAAITSAAAPDLPEVARSVARGAGIRIEAAALAGFSDAASLDLQRFDVAADGARFVAQTDRGPVDVHPDLPVFLRGSVDGLADSVVVLSVRASGEMRGIVSGTGGTWMLGRKAGAGQALHSRHVDRAMLAASPHSFSCDEMPNPSPPRAAPAAAVPPPSASLQSAAPSSSADVRSTALYTAQIAVEMDYDYYQTFAPDADGAILYALDLMAFTGVLGQAELNMNVEVPFVQIWTTASDPYSSGGQNRLEDLRTRWNAAGVKNCGGQDCTQIRRSTVILLSSAATGGIAYVPGLCDSWHSPNNGFSYAYTGSISGSFDINSPSAVWDIVASSHELGHNFGSVHTHCYSPPVDDCYSGESGCYSGPTSLPAGCPGPGQGCGTIMSYCHLLGGGMENISLTYGAGHPYGTEPDRVPAEMISRIATEAAVAPGCLTATPGMIELRVDKSGSGGGAVTSSPAGIDCGSACRSYFNGGSTVTLTATPDAFSRFAGWSGDADCSDGVVILGAGAHCTATFVGTCGASNEDCDDANPCTSDSCAAGHCVHAETPRDPSTCLAAGSAHLKILDQPGSDSDRLSWQWGAGAAFAQPDLGSPSSDTGFDLCVYDSSGSSSRLAMRLALPPGGSGWRNFAPRGWSWIDGAGSLDGIRKLSLKPGADGRSKTRLGAGGPLLPTPLPFSSGRFFDEDPSVTVQLLSSDGMCWTSSFVAGSTSANSSAGFNASGR
- the lnt gene encoding apolipoprotein N-acyltransferase, with protein sequence MEGNWYLLDFFGLVPWLLSLDGVRTLRGTALCGLAMCTAFVLAIFAWFGFAIAVYSAGAAAAGIVVLALTAPLLQPQFIVFAVVRFVSGRHHGPILRALVGAAAWVATEWVYPKLLADSLAHGFYPSAVLRQSADIAGTAGITFVIVLINESLASAVAAARTRGARAAAFPLTAAAAITLAMVGYGQWRLSELAHAASDAKPVRVAMIQSNIAAYDRLKREHGAYDAVRYVLDTHFEMSRDAVDHDHVDALLWSETVFPTTFGRPKSDTGATLDREIEDFVSRLGVPLVFGTYDRDDDGEYNSAVFLEPGAVGADPHFGVYRKTRLFFLTEYIPWWMDNSLVRAWLPWAGTWKPGPGARVLPLRVSGGRSIAVLPMICLDDVDVGLAVEGARRGAQAIFTMSNDSWFAEHAGGAHLHLVVAAFRSIETRLPQLRVTSTGISAVIDATGQIVASAGVGERRALVGEIDPRNPPKTLVVLWGDWLGPSSLAFVLLAFAVPIWNGRAGRPSAR